In Deltaproteobacteria bacterium, the following proteins share a genomic window:
- a CDS encoding phenylacetate--CoA ligase family protein, with protein sequence MYWQSEYECMERGELELLQLERLQATLNRVARNVPLYRKRFADLGLDPYDVQSLDDVRRLPFTTKADLREHYPYGLFAVPLRDVVRMQASTGTTGKPTVVGYTSGDLRRWSELAARTLMAGGVTKDDAVQIAYNYGLFTGAFGIQSGAELIGASVIPSASGDARRQISIMQDYRTTALVCTPSYALHLADTLDELGINRTALSLRFGLFGSEPWTEDTRQEIESRLGIQATDNYGLSEIAGVAGECLHRAGLHINEDHFLAEIVDPATGAVLPAGHKGELVLTTLTKEAFPLIRFRTGDLTTILDAPCACGRTLRRMTRIPGRSDDMLIIRGINVFPAQIEAVIAGTGLAEPRYRIELDRVGHMDRATIMLEAPESFCTDSIKESQRILENVRIRLYTELGVAFEVRLVEPKTIERSAKGNGLVVDRRKM encoded by the coding sequence ATGTACTGGCAGAGCGAATACGAATGCATGGAGCGCGGCGAACTGGAGCTGTTGCAGCTGGAACGGTTGCAGGCGACCCTGAACCGGGTGGCCCGCAACGTGCCCTTGTACCGCAAGCGTTTCGCCGACTTGGGTCTTGATCCCTACGACGTGCAATCGCTCGACGATGTGCGGCGCCTGCCGTTCACGACCAAGGCCGATCTGCGTGAGCACTACCCCTACGGTCTGTTCGCCGTGCCTCTGCGCGATGTCGTGCGCATGCAGGCGTCCACCGGCACCACGGGCAAGCCGACCGTGGTCGGTTACACCAGCGGCGACCTGCGGCGCTGGTCCGAGCTGGCGGCCCGGACGCTCATGGCCGGTGGCGTGACCAAGGACGACGCGGTCCAGATCGCCTACAACTATGGCCTCTTCACCGGCGCGTTCGGCATCCAGTCCGGGGCCGAGCTGATCGGGGCCTCGGTCATTCCCAGCGCCAGCGGCGACGCCCGCCGCCAGATTTCCATCATGCAGGATTACCGGACCACGGCCCTGGTCTGCACGCCTAGCTACGCCCTGCATCTGGCCGACACCCTGGACGAGCTGGGCATCAATCGCACGGCTCTCAGCCTGCGCTTCGGCCTGTTCGGGTCCGAACCCTGGACCGAGGACACCCGGCAGGAGATCGAGAGCCGCCTGGGCATCCAGGCCACGGACAATTATGGCCTGAGCGAAATCGCCGGCGTGGCCGGAGAATGCCTGCACCGGGCCGGGTTGCACATCAATGAGGACCATTTTCTGGCCGAGATCGTCGATCCGGCCACGGGCGCGGTTTTGCCCGCCGGTCACAAGGGCGAGCTGGTCCTGACCACCCTGACCAAGGAAGCATTTCCCCTGATTCGCTTCCGCACCGGCGACCTGACCACGATCCTCGACGCGCCCTGCGCCTGCGGTCGGACCCTGCGCCGCATGACGCGCATTCCCGGCCGCAGCGACGACATGCTTATCATCCGGGGTATCAACGTCTTTCCGGCCCAGATCGAGGCCGTCATCGCCGGCACCGGCTTGGCCGAACCGCGCTACCGCATCGAGCTGGACCGCGTCGGGCACATGGACCGGGCGACGATCATGCTCGAGGCCCCGGAATCCTTCTGCACGGATTCCATCAAGGAGTCCCAGCGCATTTTGGAAAATGTCCGCATCCGCCTATACACCGAACTGGGGGTGGCTTTCGAGGTCCGCCTGGTGGAACCCAAGACCATCGAACGCAGTGCCAAGGGAAACGGATTGGTGGTTGATCGCCGGAAAATGTGA
- a CDS encoding ATP-binding cassette domain-containing protein encodes LLERRTQAAGTLSGGEQQMLAIARALMARPRLLLLDEPGMGLAPLVVRDIFRHIVELRDRLGLTVLLVEQNARGALKVADRGYVLENGRIILQGTSAELLANRDVQRAYLGRELDE; translated from the coding sequence CTGCTGGAGCGCCGGACCCAGGCCGCAGGCACCCTGTCCGGCGGAGAGCAGCAGATGCTCGCCATTGCCCGCGCCCTCATGGCCCGGCCCCGTCTGCTGTTGCTGGACGAGCCGGGCATGGGGCTGGCCCCGCTGGTGGTCAGGGATATCTTCCGGCATATTGTCGAACTGCGCGACCGCCTCGGCCTGACCGTGCTTTTGGTGGAACAGAACGCGCGCGGCGCGCTCAAGGTCGCCGATCGCGGCTATGTGCTGGAAAACGGGCGGATCATCCTGCAGGGCACGTCGGCCGAATTGTTGGCCAACCGCGACGTGCAGCGGGCCTATCTGGGACGCGAACTGGACGAGTAG